A window of Chrysoperla carnea chromosome 3, inChrCarn1.1, whole genome shotgun sequence genomic DNA:
gttacaattattgttattcttggagtcggtgtcagccaagaaaacaactaCGACAAAACAgttacattaacttggctgacaccgacttcaaaaataacaataattgtaactatattatattatcgttattttgttACTCTttagtatttttgttatttttgttttggaatagtttttgttttgaagtcggttttttttatttattttgtgagtaaatctgaagtacactatctaatttgtcactaaaaaagaataatcgaaatcggttggcgtgatattgattTATTCGTCCATTCGCGTAcatacttaaggtagttcctccgcgaccgtccagtcaaaaagttttggactaatactatcattcagtgcattaactgtgctatgactattatacatataccatatattattttcaaaagactgtagttcctcactactgtttctagtatacatataagcacacacactatgacatatgcctttaacattagtcttcatatcttttccacaaaaatcatcgctaaaacgagttatttatttaagttttttatcgaaactatatggtaaataatttttatttttatttatatattttctaaatatagtattctacattatattagtttttcatagagatggtggacgtcattcattggtaaataaatataatatttgtaaatttgtgtatttttatacacttctcccatgtacacgtacaaattgcgtcacttttaattgctaatatctcatgtatggcatggtaaatcatcttctaattttaacagcaagtgtattatgaattaaatattttatattctgagttttgagaaattcttggaatatcactttcgtgtaggtactaccttaatgcaaatttaagacttatatggttttctcatagatatCATTGTCAGAACTCGACCAAATTGAAATAGAACCACACGAAAAGCAccacctttcaaataaaaaaagaatcattaaaatcgattcaccccgtctaaaattctgaggtaactaacattaacaaaaaaatacagtcgaattgagaacctcttactttttttgaagtcggttaaaaatagttttgtgtgTGAATATGGTCATAAATAAACCAACATCAAACTTTTCTCTATACTTTATGTTTTTCATCTTTTAGTTTAAAACatactttacaattttattcataatcatGTTTTCATGCATATATTATCACATGTACGCACATACAGAGTGCTTTGTTATTGACTGCAAATCGTTGACCTCCAGAATAAGCTCAaaaagacgaacgaaaaagttatttaccaattttggatctgagccctaatttggctgctacaggtatgacaaaaattgataaatttgttcattcactgactatcattcgataaccagtaggcaatgataatcagtagatattagtagatttcatttaatacataatactaAACTAAggaagggatttttaaaaagtataaaatgatttaattggattatattattttgaaaatttatattaaattaaaaagtgggATTTGaccaaaatcaattaaataattttatactttttaaaaatcccttccttagtttagtattattaaatgaaatttactaatatctactgattatcattgcctactggttatcgaatgatagtcagtgaatgaacaaatttatcaatttttgtcatacctgtagcgcccatattagggctcagatccaaaattgataaataactttttccttcgtctttatgagcttattctgtaggccaacgatctgcagtcaataacagaacaccctgtatagagACGGGTATCCCTGAAAAGTGTGAACAACACTTTACCgcgttttaaaacttttaaatatcattttcacatacatataataaataaagtagttTTGTGTGTGAATATGTTCATAAATACACCAAGATCAAACTTTTCTCTACTTTATCTTTTTCCTCTTTTAGTTTAAAACAggcatttacaattttattcgtAATAGCATGTTTTCCTGTATATATTATCACATGTACGtatctcaatgtcacaaaaaatgctcgttttaaaacattctaagtgttactattataacataacatatgatgagtacgcttagaatgttttaactgtggcactttttttgacagtgagtgtacatgcGCTCCAGAAGGGGGTGCAAGGGAGTGCAATGGCACAATCCATCTTGAAGAAAAATACACAGAAAAAGACTAAAGATTCATTGCTCTTCTCTATACTCTTTCCCACCTCAGTCCCATACGAAAAAATTAAGGTCTCagcaaaaattaaatgtacagtAAATACACTcaatttgctaataaaaaaactgcTTTCCCCGCCGCGCTGCTTTCAGAAGTTTTTCCGTCCATTTTGTCACAGTCCACGATATGCATTCATTTTTGCAAATTGCATatgtttaatttcttataaatcaatttcgGTCACAAAATTtactgacgctctaacgaatcgaatacaGAAAACCGCATTAAAATCcgtcttactattcaaattttttgaacttcaaTGCTTCTGCGACTAGATACAATATTATCCAAAAGtactcatattaataaatataataattatatttttatttaatgtttaaagagtgttattttttgcaattctaAATAAGAAAGTTCCCTTAATGAGTGGGTGAGGAATAGTACTATGTCAGAAACATTCCATAATCGTTTACATTCTTAATGTACTTACTTTCTACACAttcaacattaatttatttatttttatctttattcaaaGAAAGGATTCGttaagtttaaatgtatttacgaaaactttacTACTTAAACGACACTTATAGTAAAGGAGTGGATTTGCGCGTCAGATTCACATATAGGAGGAGTTCCTTCGACCTTTCTAAGTACTTTCACCAAATATTAGCCCTTAATATAGCGACGCACGCGTAGGGCAAACGTTtagattagtaaaaaaaatcaataggtGAATTAACTCAAACGCGTCAAACACTTTGGCCTGAATGACTGGCTGACGGATCAGCGCACAGCCTAAAGCGCTGATCGTAGAGATCTGAAACTTGGATGGTGTATTCTTTGTATGAATTAAGCATCTGATAAGAAAAGATAATCCGAAATTCTACCCCTAAAGTGGTGAAAAACGAGGGCAAAATTATATGAGACACCGTGATTCCTTGGCGCAATctaattcaaattttctttaacaaaatttatggaagatatgtttcatattttattgaaacccaTCGCTTAACGGGCTTAAAAAGGGGTATACAGTTATTTTGGGGGTGAACTGAATCGAACTTGATGTCAAAACTTCTTAgtgttttcatttaaattacatttcattgTCGTATATTACATTTCATTATGTTAAATACTTgtgtttaaaattgaagttaccCAGTCAAGCGGACGAGTAACTGCTAGTCGGATTTTCGGGTGCTGTGCCATTCTCATCACCCATTTTGAGGGATGGATCCGTAGATTAAGCAGATTAAGAAACCTCcaaatgatttttgtcagaTTAAAGTACAGCATGGCCAAGTTGAACAGTCAATATGAAAATCTGACacgctcgagttactacacatgtcgattttttttacatttccaaAAATCCGCCATGAGCTTGCATCACCTCCAATCGTCAATTTAAGGTATGGAAGCTCCGTTGGAGTCCACTAAACATCTCctatgaaaatttgttaaattgaaaaactttatagggtgttttttaataaaaccatCTAAGCTACAAAATTCAATGGGTCTCTTAGACGCTTGGACGCTTGAATTACTATATATTTAGCATCGTGGGCTCTCCGACtattacacatacaaaataACAATGCAATCGAATAAAATGTCTTGATGATAAAAGGATCttgtttgtttcattaaaaacactatttacactctgtttaagtagtatttgtaaaagcttcGAGATATTAGGTATACCACACATATGATTTTGTCCATATCTTAGAAATTACAAATCCAACcgacaataaaaaaatcaaaaagccaGACTGCGTTTAAAGTGGACCAAACCGCGTAATAATGaaccttaataaaaattgaaaataaaaaaaacaaatttaatttaacagtCGGAACACATtgttgggaagatttgagccagTCTAGGTTTTTAATGGCCTCCGTCTGTTAAAGTTGCTATGTAGACTACTGAGCTTGTTTCTTTTCTTCTCAGTTTTTAATTAAGGTCCATTTCTTACGCGGTTTGTTCACTTTTTACGCAGtcggataatttattttttaatgtttttatttacccTTTAaagttaggattttcaaatgaatattcAATGATATCCCACTCAACATAGTTCGTCGACTTTCAAGgctgtgtatgtatgtaagtcCCAAACGCGTGgaccgatttcaatgatttttacgtcaatcgatttgtctatttaattgCTATTCAATGATAGCCAACTTGACATAGTTCGTCGACTTTCAAAATCGACCCGCACGTTTGGTCTCAGAGTTTCAGAAAGGAACAGACATGCATATACATATAGGCTGATAAAGCCATAACCACTTCAGACCAAAAGTCTGataaaaacagataaaaaaacccgaattttgtatttttaggtaaaaattactctataaaatgaattttatcatgtagattaggttaggttaggttatattgactgtccacaaaggacacacttaggctatagagcccattgtgataccataaacCTTttatcatgtaagtaaagaaagatagccactcttacacacgaaatgttatttttatttgagcAGACTCtgaagtatttttgaaaaacacttatatactatacaaaaaaactcgatttttaACTTTCTTGAATCCAAATTGGATGACTTcgtttttcttacattttttgtCACTTTCTAGAACCGCGCttgaagaataaaattatatctatatGAAGATCATTCTATATTAAGCtatcaaaaaaagataatataacaTAAGGCAACCCAACCAATCATGAAACAAAtcaaatcacaaaatattttttctttcaatcacAATCATAATCTCAGAGAAAAACGTATTTCTGTTCACATGTTTTGTCATATATTATCGTTAAGGTAGTAAAGCAATATCAAAGTCATTTCGCTCTAGTGATCTAGTCAAatcagtattaatttttttcaatctattgtataatttttctcataaaatgTGTTTACTAGCTcgctcccgtagttaccgtaactCGTGGCTACCATGTGCCCGTAGTCAAAAGCAATACAAGcatatttaatagaaaagtGATGCAAAAGTCAAAGctccttaaattaatattaggagaacatgtgagcatctgtaaaaactaacaaagGTTGTCTAATAATGATTTAAGTATTaaatgtctagagtattaggagagcatctgtaaaaaataacatgtttgcctagtaaactttttatttaaaatgatattttcgatcaaattatttatttatttatctaagcgtgttttttcctaagcccTACATTTTTAGATCATTTTAGAGAATATTTTTCGTCGAACATAGACATAagaagcttgaaaatgaggagtgaatcatggaatttgataaaggaataagaaagataagGGAAGGGCAGAAAAATATTTGCTagattaataatatatgaaataatttataatatttatgagttgaacaaaatagatatttttaagaaataaaaaaaaattaatctatatGAATTAATTTGTCTGGTAGTTTGGTACTAAGCATTAACAACTTtcgtaaaatttgtaattatatattACTGGTATTTTGAGTAAACAAACACacgtgtaaaattttaattatttttaataacaaaaatataaaataatcaacgacatttaaaaaatattttttaatagtaaatacACCTCAAATAAGAAAGAATGGAAATATATATTTCCCTAAATTTATTGTCCCTTACTTATATACACAGGGGTTTTTTTAAcgtaaaactcgaaaaatatgttaaatcgaggaaaatgatattaaattcgATCTAAATTTTCACGTTCAAGTTAAACCTAACTCTAATGCATAAGTGGCAAACATTAGACGAACACTTTAAactagaaagttgttctttaaaaaactcatttcgtttgaaacaatttttggtaAGTCGAacgtttcataaattttttcatcttaATTAAGAGAACTATgatatcttaaataaattttaatttataataatagttaaaattttttattctgctATACCACTTTAACGTGTTTTTAACCAGGAATCACACAATATGTTATTGTGTGGTTCCTGGATAGCGTTATAGCGTAGACTATGAATGCCATCTATTGCACCATATAGAGTACTATACAAGTATAATAGTTGTACATAAATTATGGAGGGTGAAGATTAGGAGAACTATCTCTTTGTATAAAAAGTGTCCATCGAAAAGCAGCAAATAAGGATGGCTCTGCGGTAGGAAAAATGTAAGCTTTAAAAGAAGTGCTCAAAGTCATAAGAGTAAAataaagatctaaacaagttGTTAAAGAAAGATAATGAAGTTCACACCTGCTACACAAGCCCCATTTTGGTCAATTTTAGaactgttattttttactttaacccTTATTTAACATTGTTCTCCGTATCCCTACCCccattacataaatatatacttggccaactatatatttatttccaaGATTTACAGTGTCTGGAATATCGAAAAACTCATTTCTTCCATGTAGGACGAATTAGTTGAATTCAACTGTTAGAACCATCAATATCTTAAATCACTTCAATATCTGGTCGGGAAACATTCAAAGTGACGATATATCTAGTAAAGTAGTAATGATAGACAGGCTTAACTTCAAAAGGGGCACTTTTCACTTTTAAGctatttgatcaatttgaacACAGGTTCAAAATAGAGCAAGTATGTCAGTAACGATATATTTTGGTGATTTATAAACTTTCCCGAACAATCAACGCGATTTTACAGGTTCGTAGAAACAGAGAACTTGAAACTAAAGGtctttattgatagatttttattacggGAGGcgctaatttttaaaactatctaCAACggtatatatataaagataaaaaactcACCTTCCATCAACAGCATCAACCATAGTAACATTTAAACTGAGCTCATCAAAACACAAGTTCATACGCCGTCGTCGTTCCGGACGACGTACTAAATTGATCATAAAAACTTCCGAAAATCCTAATTTATCTTTCACTGGCAATATAACATcactattaaatatttcactATAGTACAATGGCGGTccgttatttaatatttctaattttaaattaattaactgttgtatatctaattttaattcGTCATTCTGTTCCAATGGAATCATTACGTAACCATAATGTTCcaaattacatatatgcattgGAATATTCGATTTATTTGCGGATATTGCAAATGTTATAATATCATCTTTTGGTCcgtcataattttctattttatcagaGATAAATGTTAATTGATCGGTTATTTTTAGGCGTAAGTTAATTAGTACGCAGGAATGTACCATTGGAACGTTAAAACATCCGATTTGTTCACGATTTAATATTGGTTTATAACTTTCAGTACGTTCGTAATAATATTCATTGGTCATACCACACCAAAAGTTTGAATAAAGTCCATCAGATTTGAGTACAGGTGCTGTCACTACGTGATTTTGTTCAATCAAGTTGATTAAAGTGTTTGGATTTGTTAGAAATACGTCACAATCACTCatctggaaataaaaaaaaaatagcttctttaaaaaagaaaatgtaaattaaggtttttctaaaaaagaacCTTTTTCTACACTTCGGAATGATTTATTTACGTCTTTTATTTATACGGTTAACTactaaaaacaattgactgagttaattgttgaaataccatgtatagacagttttgatggcgcaatcgtttgtttttttaggtcacgtaaataaagaaagatatccactcttaaatagccacacacacataactgatattcccatattaatacatactataaaatttgcacctaattagcgccctcgtgggtaaacagtgatgttcacaagaaaatgtttcaaacaaaagttgtttatttttttattaggaatattttttacatttaatcatttgttctatcactaacggtttagaagatggaagacccaattgacctatgttgctcatttacgaactcgacctcacttttttcgccctgagcacactataaaaattttagcttgatatctcttttagtttttgagtaatcgtgatgacagacggacagacgacagacaacagacagacatacgggcggaaatggactaattaggtgattttatgaacacctattctaaaatttttttcgtagcatcaatatttttaagcgttacaaacttgggactaaacttaatatactatgtatatttcatatatgcatggtataaaaatatctcgAAACCTCATTTATATGTTACCTACAATTTAGTACTAACATTTGcttcaaaaacatatttgacaaccctggtggaaaaatatttgaaaaaagaagtcTTAGAAACTCATAAAAAAGTCATAGtaactctgaatttctcaacATATAGACAggcaaaaatgtttaaaaaattaccagAATATAATCCGACCATATTCGGCGAGCATAATTAAGAGCTTCTTCTCGCAAAGTAATAACATGGTTAAAACGTGATGAACTCCAATGTGCTGGACCATTTTCATCATCCATTTTGATTGAATCTTCATTGAAATCCACATCAATTGAATGATACTCATTTTCAACCGTATTCAACCATTTTTTGAGTATAGATATTGTATTGTCCTCATTATAATCGCTACGAATcctttaaatataatgaaaatccGTTAATAGGTAATCAAAAACCTAATAAAATTTGGAGAAACGCTAAAATTTTCATCTGAATATGATTAATCTAAGTTTctcgaaaagaaaaaaagaaagcgaagatatatatcatttttgagaaaacttCTTTACAAATATCTATCCATTCgcacataaataaaaatccaaaaatcatttttttaagcatAAGGGAAGgttcaaaaattaatcgaatacaatcgaaaattaattttatttcttttattattaaactccGTAATTGAccgtatatagaggtaaaaataaaaaaaatgcaatatttgaaacaacCAATCACTGATAGCCAAAAATAACCCTTTTAAATCACAGGTCAACGTAcaggtaaacaaataaataaataaacaacaatgaATACTAACCATAATGCAATTCTACCTTTTGGATAATGAAGATTTTGCaacaatgttaaaaaataaggtAAAGTATGAGCTTTATTTCGCGCTAAAATAGCTATTGTGACAGtaggatatttattttcataatttacatttttattatcgtttatgttacaatttaatatcggtgaaaataataatatagtaaataattgaagaaaatttataaatttacgaTCCGTAATTcgaataataaacattttgtttcgTGGCACATTACACcgaaatgtaattattttatcacagttttttttgttgatatgtttttgtatttatgtgTGGTTTGAAATTTGAGGttagaattttttatacttGTATGGGTGTTTGCGACTGATTTGAATTGagtgtagtttaaaataaagcggtgattatttttattctagatAAGTTTTTGCCTACTTATTGTTAACAAATGTAAAGTAAAGAATGGCCCATAAGGTACGCTTGATttgattattgtaaaataaaacatagtaaattctaatttaattgagcaatttatttttattgttacataAAAGGGAGTATGTTGGAATAGAACTTGGAAATATTACTCTAATAGCGTACTCTgaccattttcataaaattttcgaatacttTTTCCTCTTGGGTTTTGTCCATGTCCAAGATCTATGCTCTATGCTAGGGGTCGACAACCTTTTTTGGCCGCGGGTCAAAATCAACCAAAATGCGAGTATTAAAGAGACGTTTGGGTCagagatattatattttttagtttttatgtcagtttaaaataatatcaattttgaagtaaaactCTTCCATTCTtcatacattttcaaaattgtgtGGTTATTTCCTTGGAGTCGTACATTGAAATCATTATAATGGTTCATTATGTCTGTTAAGAACAAAAGTCTTAAAAACCATTGTTTATCATTGAGTTCGAGATCATTTTCACCGATTTCGTgaagaaatatttgtatatcatCAAAACACTCTACAAATCTATTAAGAACTTTGCCCCGACTTAGCCATCGTATTTCAGAATGTAATAACAAATCTCCATATTTCGATTCAATTTCCTCCAAAAAAGCTTTAAAGCGCCTGTGTATTAATGCTGATCGCGCTATCATCATGTGTACGATTTTAACAACTTTTCTCATTACATCCTTAAGTTGTTGTGCAGATGcctttgcaaataaattttgtcatgTATGATACAATGAAACGATAAAAGTGAACGGCGAAGTTCATTTTCCATTAGTTTTACAAATCCAACAGTTTTTCCTCTCATTCATGGAGCACCGTCAGTTGTTATGGaaaacaatatttactttttaaatccaatacttgcccttttttaaaatttgtaaactcTTGTACTTGACGAAAAATATCAATGcctttgatattttatttgccGATTTGATTGCCATAGGTTGCCGATCCCTGCTCTATGCCTACAGTACTGATTGTGAACATCAACCACCGGtctcaaaaaaaatatgtatacaacTTAAAACTTGCTAATGCTTGACCTCTTGATTTCTTTACTTAatcaactataatttttttttaaactgttcgttttttagtaatttgACTTTAAGATACTAAATAATATTCACCCAGTCAATGTCTTTTCCAAAACTTTTATG
This region includes:
- the LOC123295414 gene encoding glycosyltransferase 25 family member, which encodes MDDENGPAHWSSSRFNHVITLREEALNYARRIWSDYILMSDCDVFLTNPNTLINLIEQNHVVTAPVLKSDGLYSNFWCGMTNEYYYERTESYKPILNREQIGCFNVPMVHSCVLINLRLKITDQLTFISDKIENYDGPKDDIITFAISANKSNIPMHICNLEHYGYVMIPLEQNDELKLDIQQLINLKLEILNNGPPLYYSEIFNSDVILPVKDKLGFSEVFMINLVRRPERRRRMNLCFDELSLNVTMVDAVDGRSLNDTTLREMGIGFMPEFSDPYHKRPMTLGEIGCFLSHFKVWNKIIENNYATTMVLEDDVRFEPYFRVKVLNIMKEAEKLGEWDLIYLGRKRLVESSEPWVSRYLVQAGYSYWTLGYVLSYRGAKKLLNGKPLKNMVPVDEYLPILFDKHPKDNWKGYFPQRDLIAYSAAPLLIYPTHYTGEKGYVSDTEDSKLIPPELIPGSGPSSSISVGMRDDL